ACGAGGGGGAGAATTGTTAGGGTGCTCCTTACCTCCCGCGCCGCGCTGGTTAACGAATCCTCGCTAATGAGGCACACAGGGggtggggctgctgcagccactgcacCCACCTGGCAGCAACCTGGGCTGCACGTACCCCAGCCAGCTGTACTGCTGCCCTGTCAGGCTGTATTTCTACCCCAGCCAGCTGTACTGCTGCCCTGTCAGGCTTTATTTCTACCCCAGCCAGCTGTACTGCTGCCCTGTCAGGCTGTATTTCTACCCCAGCCAGCTGTACTGCTGCCCTGTCAGGCTGTATTTCTGCCCAGCAGAGCTGTAGTTTTTCAGGCTGTACTTTTTCATTCACACACACGAGCTGCCGTCCTCACCCTGCAATGAACCAAAGCAAGCGGTGTTGGTGTCAGAGAACAGCTGCAGAGGACGCACTGCATTCTGCGGCTCAGGGAAGACGAGGGACACAAAATGCTTTTGTAAGGTTTTATAGTTGAATTCCAGCAGCGAGGAGGAGCCCCGCTCGGCCTCAGCGACGCGGTGAGCGCTCCGTAGGGACGGGCACTGCTCACCCCAGGGCAGCCGAGCCGATTCCGTGTCACATCGAGGAGCTGCTTGGATAAAACCAAAACGCTGTCTGCAAAGAACAGATTACATTTCACTTAGTGAATTcccagagagaaaaaacacatgTTGGCTGAAGGGAAAACCTGCAGGCAGAAGTGTTTGGATTAGCAACAGAGCGCCAGCAGTCCCACATCCACCATCTCCTCTTCAAAGCTGCTTCTGCAACCCAAACCTGCAGGGAGCAGGCGGAGGTGTTGGTGTACAGCCGTACCAATGTACAGCCGTACCAACGTACAGCTGTCCCGGCGCACACCGCTTCCCCCATCACCTAAAGGGAGGAGTAGGGGCAGAACCGCCCCAAAcggggaaagaaaaacagcagacgAGGGTTTCTAAACAGAGAACAGCCCAGCGGTTTATTTACAGTCGTACAAAACGTCACCTGGCGCCGCAGGGTCGAGTCCGACGCCGTGCCTGGATTGAACGCAACGCTAAGAAGGTGTGGGGGGAACGGAGGGGCCGCGTGCGGCACCGATGGTTTGGGCTGCAAACGGAGCTGCGCGGTGCCGAGAGCCACAGTGCGACACGCGGCGCTACAGGCAGGCTGTGCCCACGCTCCTCCCGGCGCACCGCGGGAGCTGCTCAAACCGTGAATGAAAAACCTTCTAAAAActcagaaacaacaaaaaggtggctaaaaaaaaaataaacaacccaGAAACAACCGTCCGTGCCCTCAGGGGGCGCCGCGAGAAGGGGGGATCCGGCGCAGGCCGGGGGCGGCTCAGGGCGCGCTACAGGCGGCGCTGGTAGCCTGAGTGCACGCGGGCCGCGGGCAGGTAATCGCCGTAGGCACCCGAGTAGCGGGCGTAATCGGCGTGCGCGTCTGGCAGGCGGCGGTAATCCATCGGGGGACTTTGTTGGTGAGCGGCGGTACGCGAGCGGGGAATCCGCTAAGCGGCGGTAATCTGAGAGCTCAGAGAGACGGCGGTCTGAATTGTACCTGGGCGAGAGAAGAGAGACGTGGTGTGAAGGCGGAGCGGCGGCGCGGGCACCCTGGGTTGTGGCGCAGCGCAGGGACCCGGGGAGCGCTCGGTGAACAAGCCAAGCCGAACTCAACNNNNNNNNNNNNNNNNNNNNNNNNNNNNNNNNNNNNNNNNNNNNNNNNNNNNNNNNNNNNNNNNNNNNNNNNNNNNNNNNNNNNNNNNNNNNNNNNNNNNNNNNNNNNNNNNNNNNNNNNNNNNNNNNNNNNNNNNNNNNNNNNNNNNNNNNNNNNNNNNNNNNNNNNNNNNNNNNNNNNNNNNNNNNNNNNNNNNNNNNNNNNNNNNNNNNNNNNNNNNNNNNNNNNNNNNNNNNNNNNNNNNNNNNNNNNNNNNNNNNNNNNNNNNNNNNNNNNNNNNNNNNNNNNNNNNNNNNNNNNNNNNNNNNNNNNNNNNNNNNNNNNNNNNNNNNNNNNNNNNNNNNNNNNNNNNNNNNNNNNNNNNNNNNNNNNNNNNNNNNNNNNNNNNNNNNNNNNNNNNNNNNNNNNNNNNNNNNNNNNNNNNNNNNNNNNNNNNNNNNNNNNNNNNNNNNNNNNNNNNNNNNNNNNNNNNNNNNNNNNNNNNNNNNNNNNNNNNNNNNNNNNNNNNNNNNNNNNNNNNNNNNNNNNNNNNNNNNNNNNNNNNNNNNNNNNNNNNNNNNNNNNNNNNNNNNNNNNNNNNNNNNNNNNNNNNNNNNNNNNNNNNNNNNNNNNNNNNNNNNNNNNNNNNNNNNNNNNNNNNNNNNNNNNNNNNNNNNNNNNNNNNNNNNNNNNNNNNNNNNNNNNNNNNNNNNNNNNNNNNNNNNNNNNNNNNNNNNNNNNNNNNNNNNNNNNNNNNNNNNNNNNNNNNNNNNNNNNNNNNNNNNNNNNNNNNNNNNNNNNNNNNNNNNNNNNNNNNNNNNNNNNNNNNNNNNNNNNNNNNNNNNNNNNNNNNNNNNNNNNNNNNNNNNNNNNNNNNNNNNNNNNNNNNNNNNNNNNNNNNNNNNNNNNNNNNNNNNNNNNNNNNNNNNNNNNNNNNNNNNNNNNNNNNNNNNNNNNNNNNNNNNNNNNNNNNNNNNNNNNNNNNNNNNNNNNNNNNNNNNNNNNNNNNNNNNNNNNNNNNNNNNNNNNNNNNNNNNNNNNNNNNNNNNNNNNNNNNNNNNNNNNNNNNNNNNNNNNNNNNNNNNNNNNNNNNNNNNNNNNNNNNNNNNNNNNNNNNNNNNNNNNNNNNNNNNNNNNNNNNNNNNNNNNNNNNNNNNNNNNNNNNNNNNNNNNNNNNNNNNNNNNNNNNNNNNNNNNNNNNNNNNNNNNNNNNNNNNNNNNNNNNNNNNNNNNNGCTGCGCGTCGAAGCCGTCGTACTTGGCGGCCGTGCCGAAGCGCTGCTGGTAATCGtacagggaggaggaggaggcggcGGCATAGCCGGCGGCGGCCGAGGGGAAGGCGGAGTCCGTGAGCCGGCGCTGCTCGAAGCCCTCAATCTTGGGCTGGAACTTCTCCCTGTACTCCAGGCCTATCCGCTTGTTCTTGTCCACCACGACGCCGGCCGGCACGGCCAGACCCGCTCCCTTTTTCTGCACATTGGTCGAGAGCTCCACATTGACTCTTCTTCCTTTCACCTCCTTCCCATTAAGATTTTCGATGGCAACTTTTGCATCTGCTTCGTTCTCCATGTGAACAAATGCATAGTCTGATAAAGCAGCAGACAGAGGGTTATCAGTGGGGGAGAAAAGACATTTTGTTACAGGCTTGAAGGCTTAACGAGGCGCGCCGCCCGGCTCTACCCTACGCACTCGGTAACAAACGACGGCGGCCCCGCGACCTCAGCTCCAGCCGCGCTCCGGACCCCCCCACGGTGCCCCTTTGCGAGACCCCAGGCTCACAGCCCTCCCCCCAGACCCCCACAGCTTgggggcagcactgcagggtcTCGGGGAAGCTCCGAGCTTCCGCTCAGACAGAAGCCTTTGAGGCCGTTAATTAACATCGTTAGGTTAAACGATGGAGCTCAGGTCCTGCGCCCTGTGATGCTCCCAGCCCCGTTGTGCCCTGACGCACCGCTGCGCTCTGAGCCCCCCGTGCAAGCGAGAAGGAGGGAGCGGGGCCAGCGCGGCGTGAAGACGCTGAGCAAACGAGCAGCGCGGTAACGAGAGTCGTTAACGAAGCAGACGTCAGACAGGAGTTAGAAGCGGGGCGGAGGGACGCGGCGGTGGTGGGGAGCGGTGAGGTGGGCTCTGACCCCGCGCCACGACGGGTCCGGGCTTCTCAGCGCCGTCCCGAGCCCAGGAACCAAACAGCACACGGTCAGAGAGCGGCGGGGACGGCGCGGCCAACGCGTGCAGCCCAAACCAAGGGCCCGCTGAGCACCAACGCGGTGACCGCGCTCATTAGCTAGCTCATTAGCTCGCTCGTTAGCTCGCCCTGCTCCTTCCTGCACGATGAGCGCCTCAAAGCAGCGCGCGACCCCACACAGGTGGCACCAACAGCCCCAAAGGTTCAGAAGTTGTCCCAAATCTGCGCTCCCCGCTCTGCCCCTCCTCTGCCGCAAAGACCCCTCAGCAGCCCCCAAAGGGCAGCCCCCACTCGGCGGCGCAGCTCCAGTGTGGGAACAGCCCCTGCACTGCAGCCTCAGTGCctgtgctggggaggggagCTCCTACGTGATGgcagagaggggaggaaagcGCCTTACACCAATTAACAGCGGGTAATTAGAGGCTTCGGAGCTCCCGTCGGAGCTCATAGGGGAGCAGCTCGCTCCGTGTCCACGTTGGAATGGGTTTAAGTGCATAAACGGGGGAAAGGAGTCGGGGAAAGCACCTCGTGCCAATTAACAGCAGGTAATTAGAGGCTTCGGAGCTCCCATTGCAGCTCGTAGGGGAGCAGCTCGCTCCGTGTCCATGCTGGAATGGGTTTAAGTGTATAAATGGGGTGAAAAGGGGGAGAAAGCCCCTGACAGCACGgcaaaaagggaagggaagcgCCGAACATCAATTAACACAGAGTAATCAATCACAGCCATCAAACCTCCCACCGCAGCTCACAGAGGAGCAGCTCATCCACACCCAGATCGGATTGAGGCGTACGAATGGCGGCAAAGAGCGGAGGAAAGCACCTCGTAGCAATTAGTGCACAGGAATGACTGACTTCCAGCCTCGCATTGCAGCTCGTGGGGGAGCAGCTCCCTACAGCGCACCCTGCACAACTGCTCTGAGAGATTTAGGTGTGTAACAGGCAGCAAGGAGTGAGGAAACCACCTTATATCAGTTAACAGGGGGGAATTACAGGTTTCCTACACCTCATGGTGGTGCAAGATCGCTCCGCGTCCACATTGGAGCAGATTTAGGTGTCTAAATGGTggcaaaaagcaggaaaatcaTCTTCTATCAATTAATAGTGGGAAATTAGAGGCTTCCAGCCTCGCATTGCAGCTCACGATGGAGTAGCTCGCTCTGCGTCCAGATTGGAGCCCATTTATGTATAGAAATGGTGGCAAAGAGCAAGGAAATCAATTAGCGGGGGCAATTATAGACTTCAGCATCCTTTTGCAGCTCACAGGGGTGCAAACTCGCTCTGTATCCAGATTGGAGTTCATTTACGTATAGAAATGATAGCAAAGGACGAGGAAATCACCTTGTATCAATTAATAGGGGGTGATTATAGGCTTCCAGTCTCCCATTGCAGCTCACAGGGGAGAAGCTCCCTCCATACCCACACTGGAGTCCATTTAGGTGTATAAATGGTCACAGAGTAGGAAAATCACCTTACATCAATTAATAGGGGATAATTATACCCTTTCAGCCTCCCATTGCAGCCCATAGTGGAGCAGCTCGCTCCGTGTCCAGATTGGAGCAAATTTAGATGTATAAACGGTGGCAAGGAGCATGGAAATCACCTAGTATCAATTAATAGGGGTTAATTATAACCTTCCAAGCTGCCACTGCAGCCCGTAGTGGAGCAGCTCCACTCCATATCCAGACAGGAGCAGATTTAGGCATATAAATAGTAGCAGAGAATAAGAAAATCACCTTACATCAATTAACAGGGGGTAATTATAGCCTTCCAAGCTCCCATTGCAGCCCGTTGTGGAGCAGCTCACTGCGTCCGGACTGGAGCAGACCGAGGTGTATAAATGGCAGCAAAGAGCACGCAAACCACCTTCTAGCGATCACCGGGGAACCGGTGCCCTTCCAGCCTCCCACGGAGGAGCGGCTCGCTCCCTCCTCACCCCTCCCAGCTCCGCCTCAGGGCCGCACGCGGCACCACATCGCGGAGGCCGcagccccccctccccccaaaaggGGCTCTGAGGGCCCCAGGGCGTCCCGGGGCGGAGAAGGGGGGAGGGCCGGGCGGCCCCGGAGCGGCGGGTCCGGTACCTTTGACCACATCGCACTCCACGACGGTGCCGTATTGCTGGAACAGCGACCGCAGCTCGCCGCTGGTGCAGGCGGCCGAGACGTTGCCGACAAAAATCTTGCAGGTGTTGGTGGGCCGCGGCCGGGACGGCTCCACCACGATGCGGCGGCCGTGCAGCTGATGGCCGTTGAGCTGCGTGATGGCGCGGGCCGCCGCCGCTTCGTCCCGGAGGTGAACGAAAGCGAACTGTTTCATCAAAGCGATGCCGAGCACCGGGCCGGCGGCCCCGGAAAACAGTTCGCTCAATTCTTCCGCCGTCGCCTCCTCGGGGACATTGCCCACGAACAGTTTGATGCCGGGACGCATGGCGCTGGCGGCGGCGGCAGCGGCGGCCTCACAAAATGGCGGCGCCTCCTCAGCGCGGAGGAGGGGGCGGTGATCGCGCACTGCGCATGCGCGCCGGCTTCCCGCCCCTTTACTGCGCACGCCCGACGCCTTGGTGACACGAGGCGCATGCGCACCTTTAACCGGCCCGTCCCGCTTCATCCACTGCGCATGCGCACCGCGACGAGCCGTTCAGGACGCAGTTTTAACACGCGCGCGCGCCAACAGTCGTCAACGGGAGCGCGCTGCACAAGCGCACCACTGCGAAACGACTACGCATGCGCACCGGGAACGCGCAACGCTGACGANNNNNNNNNNNNNNNNNNNNNNNNNNNNNNNNNNNNNNNNNNNNNNNNNNNNNNNNNNNNNNNNNNNNNNNNNNNNNNNNNNNNNNNNNNNNNNNNNNNNNNNNNNNNNNNNNNNNNNNNNNNNNNNNNNNNNNNNNNNNNNNNNNNNNNNNNNNNNNNNNNNNNNNNNNNNNNNNNNNNNNNNNNNNNNNNNNNNNNNNNNNNNNNNNNNNNNNNNNNNNNNNNNNNNNNNNNNNNNNNNNNNNNNNNNNNNNNNNNNNNNNNNNNNNNNNNNNNNNNNNNNNNNNNNNNNNNNNNNNNNNNNNNNNNNNNNNNNNNNNNNNNNNNNNNNNNNNNNNNNNNNNNNNNNNNNNNNNNNNNNNNNNNNNNNNNNNNNNNNNNNNNNNNNNNNNNNNNNNNNNNNNNNNNNNNNNNNNNNNNNNNNNNNNNNNNNNNNNNNNNNNNNNNNNNNNNNNNNNNNNNNNNNNNNNNNNNNNNNNNNNNNNNNNNNNNNNNNNNNNNNNNNNNNNNNNNNNNNNNNNNNNNNNNNNNNNNNNNNNNNNNNNNNNNNNNNNNNNNNNNNNNNNNNNNNNNNNNNNNNNNNNNNNNNNNNNNNNNNNNNNNNNNNNNNNNNNNNNNNNNNNNNNNNNNNNNNNNNNNNNNNNNNNNNNNNNNNNNNNNNNNNNNNNNNNNNNNNNNNNNNNNNNNNNNNNNNNNNNNNNNNNNNNNNNNNNNNNNNNNNNNNNNNNNNNNNNNNNNNNNNNNNNNNNNNNNNNNNNNNNNNNNNNNNNNNNNNNNNNNNNNNNNNNNNNNNNNNNNNNNNNNNNNNNNNNNNNNNNNNNNNNNNNNNNNNNNNNNNNNNNNNNNNNNNNNNNNNNNNNNNNNNNNNNNNNNNNNNNNNNNNNNNNNNNNNNNNNNNNNNNNNNNNNNNNNNNNNNNNNNNNNNNNNNNNNNNNNNNNNNNNNNNNNNNNNNNNNNNNNNNNNNNNNNNNNNNNNNNNNNNNNNNNNNNNNNNNNNNNNNNNNNNNNNNNNNNNNNNNNNNNNNNNNNNNNNNNNNNNNNNNNNNNNNNNNNNNNNNNNNNNNNNNNNNNNNNNNNNNNNNNNNNNNNNNNNNNNNNNNNNNNNNNNNNNNNNNNNNNNNNNNNNNNNNNNNNNNNNNNNNNNNNNNNNNNNNNNNNNNNNNNNNNNNNNNNNNNNNNNNNNNNNNNNNNNNNNNNNNNNN
Above is a window of Meleagris gallopavo isolate NT-WF06-2002-E0010 breed Aviagen turkey brand Nicholas breeding stock chromosome 12 unlocalized genomic scaffold, Turkey_5.1 Chr12_random_7180001957622, whole genome shotgun sequence DNA encoding:
- the LOC100540496 gene encoding uncharacterized protein LOC100540496 isoform X1 gives rise to the protein MRPGIKLFVGNVPEEATAEELSELFSGAAGPVLGIALMKQFAFVHLRDEAAAARAITQLNGHQLHGRRIVVEPSRPRPTNTCKIFVGNVSAACTSGELRSLFQQYGTVVECDVVKDSVLVLSKQLLDVTRNRLGCPGVSSARPYGALTASLRPSGAPPRCWNSTIKPYKSILCPSSSLSRRMQCVLCSCSLTPTPLALVHCRAGGSKRVPRSGRNSFEVEQEERSHSQRCAGRNELSGSAGKETKSHRCTRGDAGKEM
- the LOC100540496 gene encoding RNA-binding protein 14-like isoform X2, translated to MRPGIKLFVGNVPEEATAEELSELFSGAAGPVLGIALMKQFAFVHLRDEAAAARAITQLNGHQLHGRRIVVEPSRPRPTNTCKIFVGNVSAACTSGELRSLFQQYGTVVECDVVKGTIQTAVSLSSQITAA
- the LOC100540496 gene encoding RNA-binding protein 14-like isoform X3 translates to MRPGIKLFVGNVPEEATAEELSELFSGAAGPVLGIALMKQFAFVHLRDEAAAARAITQLNGHQLHGRRIVVEPSRPRPTNTCKIFVGNVSAACTSGELRSLFQQYGTVVECDVVKGRWQQEGPEERQKQL